Proteins from a single region of Verrucosispora sp. NA02020:
- a CDS encoding helix-turn-helix domain-containing protein, which yields MTTVTSPSRPVGTLLRDWRRVRGLSQLDLSIEAGVSTRHLSFVETGRSRPSRELLMRLGEQLDLPLAARNVMLLAGGYAPAFPAHDLADPELAPVRTAVRRILDGHHPYPAVLVDRHWHLLEANPTIDLFTADAHPDLLTPPVNVLRLSLHPDGMAPRILNLAQWRAHLLRRLRHQAQTTSDPVLTALHDELRGYPGGEGPAEPVGDLAARVAVPLRFRHDDSELSFFSTTTLFGTPLDVTVSGLAVEAFFPADPATAEALRDLAPLSPPTSA from the coding sequence GTGACCACTGTGACCTCGCCGAGCCGTCCGGTCGGCACGCTGCTGCGCGACTGGCGGCGGGTACGCGGGCTGAGCCAGCTCGACCTGTCGATCGAGGCGGGCGTCTCGACCCGGCACCTGAGCTTCGTGGAGACCGGCCGCTCCCGGCCGAGCCGGGAGTTGCTCATGCGGCTCGGCGAACAACTCGACCTGCCGCTGGCCGCCCGCAACGTGATGCTGCTGGCCGGCGGGTACGCGCCCGCCTTCCCCGCGCACGACCTGGCCGACCCGGAGTTGGCCCCGGTCCGCACCGCCGTCCGCCGGATCCTCGACGGGCACCACCCGTACCCGGCCGTGCTCGTCGACCGGCACTGGCACCTCCTCGAGGCCAACCCCACGATCGACCTGTTCACCGCCGACGCCCATCCCGACCTGCTCACCCCGCCGGTCAACGTGTTGCGGCTCAGCCTGCACCCCGACGGCATGGCACCGCGCATCCTCAACCTCGCGCAGTGGCGCGCCCATCTGCTCCGGCGACTGCGTCACCAGGCCCAGACGACCAGCGACCCGGTGCTGACCGCGCTGCACGACGAGCTGCGCGGCTACCCCGGCGGCGAGGGACCCGCCGAGCCGGTCGGTGACCTCGCCGCACGGGTCGCCGTCCCGCTGCGTTTCCGGCACGACGACAGCGAACTCTCCTTCTTCAGCACCACCACGCTCTTCGGCACGCCGCTGGACGTGACGGTCTCCGGGCTGGCCGTGGAGGCGTTCTTCCCCGCCGACCCGGCCACCGCCGAGGCGCTGCGCGACCTCGCCCCGCTCAGTCCGCCGACGAGCGCGTGA
- a CDS encoding D-alanyl-D-alanine carboxypeptidase family protein, giving the protein MTTPLPATVAVAAPVPCPRPAPPAPGPSQPVTPSPDPVQRAVGGARLATQGLVVPTTVPRPPEVAATSWLVADLDTGAVLGGCGPHEYATPASVQKLLLAATMLPRLDPYDMVTITAGDLDIEPGSSAVGLVEGGRYRVETLWLGLLLRSGNEVANALARAGGGPDGMAGGLRAMNERARALGAYQTHAVTPSGLDGPGQFTSAYDLALIARACFADEQFRRYAATREANIPPQPAQGTKGFAIDNDNQLLYHYPGALGGKTGYTDLARHTYVGAAERGGRRLVVTLLGADVVDKRGWEQGAALLDWGFALPRDTSVGVLVSPGTATSAVPSASVPPQALPGGAAAEPAPRTLGAPLRWASLVVLAVGVTLLAGALVTRHRRRAAHRGRPAR; this is encoded by the coding sequence ATGACCACACCGCTGCCGGCGACCGTGGCGGTGGCGGCACCCGTGCCGTGTCCACGTCCGGCACCGCCGGCTCCCGGGCCGTCGCAGCCGGTCACGCCGTCACCGGACCCGGTGCAGCGGGCGGTGGGCGGCGCGCGGCTGGCCACCCAGGGACTGGTCGTGCCGACGACGGTGCCCCGGCCGCCCGAGGTGGCCGCCACCTCGTGGCTGGTGGCCGACCTGGACACCGGTGCGGTGCTGGGCGGCTGTGGCCCGCACGAGTACGCCACCCCGGCCAGCGTGCAGAAGCTGCTACTGGCCGCGACCATGCTGCCCCGACTCGACCCGTACGACATGGTCACCATCACCGCCGGGGACCTCGACATCGAACCCGGCAGTTCGGCCGTGGGGCTGGTGGAGGGCGGCCGGTACCGGGTGGAGACGCTCTGGCTCGGTCTGCTGCTGCGGTCCGGCAACGAGGTGGCGAACGCGCTGGCGCGGGCCGGTGGTGGGCCGGACGGCATGGCGGGCGGGCTGCGCGCGATGAACGAGCGGGCCCGGGCACTCGGCGCGTACCAGACGCACGCAGTGACCCCGTCCGGGCTGGACGGTCCGGGGCAGTTCACCAGCGCGTACGACCTGGCGCTGATCGCCCGCGCCTGCTTCGCCGACGAACAGTTCCGGCGGTACGCGGCCACCCGGGAGGCGAACATCCCGCCCCAGCCGGCGCAGGGCACGAAGGGCTTCGCCATCGACAACGACAACCAGTTGCTCTACCACTATCCGGGTGCGCTGGGCGGCAAGACCGGCTACACCGACCTGGCCCGGCACACCTACGTGGGCGCGGCCGAGCGGGGCGGGCGTCGACTGGTGGTCACCCTGCTCGGCGCGGACGTCGTCGACAAGCGGGGCTGGGAGCAGGGTGCCGCGCTGCTCGACTGGGGGTTCGCGCTGCCCCGGGACACCTCGGTCGGGGTGCTGGTGAGTCCGGGCACCGCCACGTCCGCCGTACCGTCGGCCTCGGTGCCGCCGCAGGCGCTGCCCGGCGGGGCCGCAGCGGAGCCCGCACCGCGGACGCTCGGCGCCCCGCTGCGGTGGGCCTCGCTGGTCGTGCTCGCCGTCGGCGTGACGCTGCTGGCCGGCGCGCTCGTCACCCGGCATCGCCGCCGTGCCGCCCACCGTGGCCGCCCGGCCCGCTGA
- a CDS encoding Na+/H+ antiporter subunit A, translating to MLVLVAVHALTAVIAPALVRTWGRHALYLVALVPGATLVWALTHTSGVRSGEPVVETVSWVPQLGLELALRMGTLSWLMVILVGGVGALVLAYSARYFRSDDPSLGRFAAVFVAFAGAMLGLVVSDDLLLLYVFWELTTVFSYLLIGYDPAKRASRRAAMQALLVTTLGGLAMLAGFVMLGQHAGTYRWSEVAENLPGGGYLAVAVVLVLLGALSKSAIFPFSFWLPGAMAAPTPVSAYLHAAAMVKAGVFLVALMGPAVAEAGPWRPVLLVAGLLTMFFGGWAALRQTDLKLLLAYGTVSQLGLLMVILGGGTRDTALAGVAMVLAHALFKATLFLTVGVVDHITGTRDLRELSGLRRRAPALAVVAGLAAASMAGLPPMAGFVAKEAAVEALLHGGTANLVVLAGVILGSVLTVAYTLRFMWGAFADKPDTPDTESTPVSWSLLAPAAVLAVAGVTAGLFAPAVDRLLAPYADLYRSAEPGYHLALWHGLTPALGLSVLAIAAGAGLFHLMRRERVRATLRLPFDGASVYKKAISGIDRLAVELTGATQRGSLPFYLGVILVVLVVLPGGTLIAGSPWPQRFHLWDTPLQGVAAAVVVVAAVMAARALRRLTAMILVGVAGYGIALLFVLHGAPDLALTQFLVETVTIVMFVLVLRRLPVKFSERPIRASRRGRVVLGIAVGAVTAGMAYVATGARQAVPISVDFPDEAVSYGGGKNVVNVTLVDIRAWDTMGEIAVLVVAATGVASLIFRHARDLDRRGQIPGGNPTESTRPRWLTTGATARSQSVILQVVTRLLFHAILLFSIYLLFSGHNAPGGGFAAGLVAGLALAVRYLAGGRTELNGAAPVDAGAVLGAGLFVAVGTGVAAMLLGGEFLQTALLDFYLPVLGHIHFVTSAFFDVGVFLIVVGLVLDILRSLGAEMDRQHETEDAEIREKELV from the coding sequence GTGCTGGTACTGGTGGCGGTCCATGCGCTGACAGCTGTGATCGCCCCGGCGCTGGTGCGGACCTGGGGACGGCACGCCCTCTACCTGGTGGCACTGGTGCCTGGCGCGACGCTGGTGTGGGCGTTGACTCACACGAGCGGGGTCCGCTCCGGTGAGCCGGTGGTGGAGACCGTCTCCTGGGTACCGCAGTTGGGGCTGGAACTCGCGCTACGGATGGGCACGCTGTCCTGGCTGATGGTCATCCTGGTCGGTGGGGTGGGCGCGTTGGTGCTGGCGTACAGCGCCCGCTACTTCCGCTCCGACGACCCGAGCCTGGGACGCTTCGCCGCCGTGTTCGTCGCCTTCGCCGGCGCGATGCTCGGCCTGGTCGTCTCCGACGACCTGCTGCTGCTCTACGTGTTCTGGGAGCTGACCACGGTCTTCTCCTACCTGCTGATCGGCTACGACCCCGCCAAGCGGGCCAGCCGACGGGCGGCCATGCAGGCGTTGCTGGTGACGACGCTGGGCGGCCTGGCGATGCTCGCCGGTTTCGTCATGCTCGGTCAGCACGCCGGCACCTACCGGTGGTCCGAGGTCGCCGAGAACCTGCCCGGCGGCGGCTACCTCGCGGTGGCGGTGGTGCTGGTCCTGCTGGGCGCACTGAGCAAGTCGGCGATCTTCCCGTTCAGCTTCTGGCTGCCCGGCGCGATGGCGGCACCCACGCCGGTCAGCGCATACCTGCACGCCGCGGCGATGGTCAAAGCCGGTGTGTTCCTGGTCGCCCTGATGGGCCCGGCGGTCGCCGAGGCCGGACCGTGGCGTCCGGTGCTCCTGGTCGCCGGTCTACTCACGATGTTCTTCGGCGGCTGGGCCGCGTTGCGCCAGACCGATCTCAAGCTGCTGCTGGCCTACGGCACGGTCAGCCAGCTCGGCCTGCTGATGGTGATCCTCGGTGGCGGCACCCGGGACACCGCGCTGGCCGGAGTGGCGATGGTGCTGGCCCACGCCCTGTTCAAAGCGACCCTGTTCCTCACCGTCGGCGTCGTCGACCACATCACCGGCACCCGTGACCTGCGCGAACTCAGCGGACTCCGGCGCCGCGCACCCGCCCTGGCCGTGGTCGCCGGTCTCGCGGCCGCGTCGATGGCCGGCCTGCCCCCGATGGCCGGGTTCGTGGCCAAGGAGGCGGCGGTCGAGGCGCTGCTGCACGGCGGCACCGCCAACCTGGTCGTCCTCGCCGGGGTGATCCTCGGTTCGGTGCTGACCGTGGCGTACACCCTGCGGTTCATGTGGGGTGCCTTCGCCGACAAGCCCGACACCCCGGACACCGAGTCCACGCCGGTGTCCTGGTCCCTACTCGCCCCGGCCGCCGTGCTGGCGGTCGCCGGTGTCACCGCCGGCCTGTTCGCCCCGGCGGTGGACCGCCTGCTCGCCCCGTACGCCGACCTCTACCGCTCCGCCGAGCCCGGCTACCACCTGGCGCTCTGGCACGGCCTGACCCCGGCGCTGGGTCTGTCGGTGCTGGCCATCGCCGCCGGCGCCGGCCTGTTCCACCTGATGCGGCGGGAGCGGGTACGCGCGACGCTGCGCCTGCCGTTCGACGGCGCCAGCGTCTACAAGAAGGCCATCAGCGGCATCGACCGCCTGGCGGTCGAGCTGACCGGTGCCACCCAGCGTGGTTCGTTGCCGTTCTATCTCGGCGTGATCCTGGTGGTGCTGGTCGTCCTGCCCGGCGGCACCCTGATCGCCGGGAGCCCCTGGCCGCAGCGCTTCCACCTGTGGGACACGCCGTTGCAGGGGGTCGCCGCCGCCGTCGTCGTGGTCGCCGCCGTGATGGCCGCCCGCGCGCTGCGCCGGCTCACCGCGATGATCCTGGTCGGCGTCGCCGGCTACGGCATCGCGCTGTTGTTCGTCCTGCACGGTGCGCCCGACCTGGCGTTGACCCAGTTCCTGGTGGAGACCGTCACGATCGTGATGTTCGTGCTGGTGCTGCGCCGCCTGCCGGTGAAGTTCTCGGAACGGCCGATCCGGGCCAGCCGCCGGGGACGTGTCGTGCTCGGCATCGCCGTCGGTGCCGTCACCGCCGGCATGGCGTACGTCGCGACCGGCGCCCGCCAGGCAGTCCCCATCTCGGTGGACTTCCCCGACGAGGCGGTCTCCTACGGCGGCGGCAAGAACGTGGTCAACGTGACCCTGGTCGACATCCGGGCCTGGGACACCATGGGGGAGATCGCGGTGCTCGTGGTGGCCGCCACCGGTGTCGCCAGCCTGATCTTCCGTCATGCCCGTGACCTGGACCGGCGCGGTCAGATCCCCGGCGGGAACCCGACCGAGTCGACCCGGCCCCGGTGGCTGACCACGGGTGCCACCGCGCGTTCCCAGTCGGTCATCCTCCAGGTGGTCACCCGACTGCTGTTCCACGCCATCCTGCTGTTCTCCATCTACCTGCTGTTCAGCGGCCACAACGCCCCGGGCGGCGGTTTCGCCGCCGGTCTGGTCGCCGGCCTCGCCCTGGCCGTGCGCTACCTGGCCGGTGGGCGTACCGAGCTCAACGGCGCGGCACCGGTCGACGCCGGTGCGGTCCTCGGCGCCGGACTCTTCGTCGCGGTCGGCACGGGCGTGGCCGCGATGTTGCTCGGTGGGGAGTTCCTCCAGACCGCCCTGCTCGACTTCTATCTGCCGGTGCTGGGGCACATCCACTTCGTCACCTCGGCCTTCTTCGACGTCGGTGTCTTCCTGATCGTCGTCGGGCTGGTGCTGGACATCCTGCGCAGCCTGGGTGCCGAGATGGACCGCCAACACGAGACCGAGGACGCCGAGATCCGCGAGAAGGAGCTGGTGTGA
- a CDS encoding ion transporter translates to MIVTRVPVQRGGPVELPPESRLARACHEIAASRSFEVTIVAVILANGVVLGLETYPDLGTAGTALHGVEWFFRTVFVVEIAIRLLAYGRRPQDFFRHGWNVFDFLVIAAIFVPGLHGDSALLRVVRVLRMVRLVRFSPGLRMIVAALWRSLPGIGGFLALAMVTLYVYGMAGWLIFKDAYPEEYGDIGRSLLTLFVLLSLETLPDLIEQGMEFSPWTVLYYVSFVVITVNLLLNILIAVFVNSMEEARRLEMTEGLAPGYDQDGDGVPDELDRIAISQRLDDLRTLIVELERELRIDRDDGRLRRAGRD, encoded by the coding sequence GTGATTGTCACGCGTGTGCCGGTCCAGCGGGGTGGGCCGGTGGAGCTGCCGCCCGAGTCCCGGCTCGCCCGCGCCTGCCACGAGATCGCCGCCTCGCGGTCGTTCGAGGTCACCATCGTCGCGGTGATCCTCGCCAACGGGGTGGTGCTCGGTCTGGAGACCTATCCCGATCTCGGCACGGCGGGCACCGCGCTGCACGGCGTCGAGTGGTTCTTCCGGACGGTCTTCGTGGTCGAGATCGCCATCCGGCTGCTGGCCTACGGTCGCCGCCCGCAGGACTTCTTCCGGCACGGCTGGAACGTCTTCGACTTCCTGGTGATCGCGGCGATCTTCGTCCCGGGCCTGCATGGCGACTCGGCGCTGTTGCGGGTCGTCCGCGTGTTGCGGATGGTGCGGCTGGTGCGGTTCTCGCCCGGCCTGCGCATGATCGTCGCGGCGTTGTGGCGCAGCCTGCCCGGTATCGGGGGGTTCCTCGCGCTGGCGATGGTGACGCTCTATGTGTACGGCATGGCCGGATGGTTGATCTTCAAGGACGCCTACCCGGAGGAATACGGGGACATCGGGCGGTCGTTGTTGACACTGTTCGTCTTGCTCTCCCTGGAGACGCTGCCGGACCTGATCGAGCAGGGCATGGAGTTCTCGCCGTGGACCGTGCTCTACTACGTGAGCTTCGTGGTGATCACCGTCAACCTGCTGCTCAACATCCTCATCGCGGTCTTCGTCAACTCGATGGAGGAGGCCCGGCGGTTGGAGATGACCGAGGGGCTCGCCCCCGGCTACGACCAGGACGGTGACGGGGTGCCCGACGAGTTGGACCGGATCGCGATCAGCCAACGGCTGGACGACCTGCGCACCCTCATCGTCGAGCTGGAACGAGAACTTCGTATCGACCGCGATGACGGGCGACTCCGACGTGCGGGACGAGACTGA
- a CDS encoding MerR family DNA-binding transcriptional regulator has translation MAGRRTTGRLRAVDLAAAVGISVQQVRNYVDLGVLPPVERTPSGYRIFTAAHQRALTVARTVADGHGWARTRQIMAAAHVGDLPTVLAALDAGHAELDRERAEIRRVLGAFETVVSASAPPVPVPRRAARVGAVADLVGVRTSQLRAWEARGLLRPGREPGTGYRRYDEAELRAAQVVALLRRGAYPFEIITAVLDELRSTGSPLRVRAELARREQDLHRRSLRRLAGSAALHDYLRHLGLC, from the coding sequence GTGGCGGGACGACGGACGACCGGGCGACTGCGCGCGGTCGACCTCGCCGCAGCGGTCGGCATCTCCGTGCAGCAGGTGCGCAACTACGTCGATCTCGGGGTGCTGCCGCCGGTGGAGCGCACACCGAGCGGCTACCGAATCTTCACTGCGGCGCACCAGCGGGCGCTGACCGTGGCGCGGACGGTCGCGGACGGGCACGGCTGGGCGCGTACCCGCCAGATCATGGCGGCGGCGCACGTGGGTGACCTGCCGACGGTGCTGGCCGCGCTGGACGCCGGGCACGCCGAACTGGACCGGGAACGTGCCGAGATCCGTCGGGTGCTCGGCGCCTTCGAGACGGTGGTGAGCGCCTCCGCCCCGCCGGTCCCGGTGCCCCGTCGGGCCGCCCGGGTCGGCGCGGTCGCCGACCTGGTGGGTGTCCGCACCTCGCAGCTACGGGCCTGGGAGGCGCGTGGTCTGCTCCGGCCGGGCCGCGAGCCGGGCACCGGCTACCGGCGCTACGACGAGGCCGAGCTGCGCGCGGCCCAGGTGGTGGCGCTGCTGCGCCGGGGTGCCTACCCGTTCGAGATCATCACGGCGGTGCTGGACGAGCTGAGGAGCACCGGCAGCCCGCTGCGGGTCCGCGCGGAACTCGCCCGGCGGGAACAGGACCTGCACCGACGCAGCCTGCGTCGGTTGGCCGGCTCCGCCGCGCTGCACGACTACCTGCGGCACCTCGGCCTGTGCTGA
- a CDS encoding M15 family metallopeptidase translates to MVLSDLDGRILTDIRYATAHNFVGRPVDGYQEPLCLLTAAAARALRRVQDAALATGHRLKVYDCYRPQRAVDDFVAWGADPGRQETKAEFYPRVAKSALFDRGYLGAPTSHSRGSTVDLTLVEEPPPERSGPVPGRPPAACTDPYGRLSTDGSVDMGTGFDCFDPLSHTDSTAVGATAQANRRLLRDLMTDGGFVGYDREWWHFRYRDEPWPDTYFDLPVTRSSAD, encoded by the coding sequence GTGGTCCTGTCTGACCTGGACGGACGCATCCTCACCGACATCCGCTACGCCACCGCGCACAACTTCGTCGGTCGCCCGGTCGACGGCTACCAGGAGCCGCTCTGCCTGCTCACCGCGGCGGCCGCGCGGGCGTTGCGCCGGGTGCAGGACGCCGCCCTGGCCACCGGTCACCGCCTCAAGGTGTACGACTGCTACCGCCCGCAGCGTGCCGTGGACGACTTCGTGGCCTGGGGCGCCGACCCGGGGCGGCAGGAGACCAAGGCGGAGTTCTATCCCCGGGTGGCCAAGTCCGCGCTGTTCGACCGGGGCTACCTCGGTGCCCCCACGTCGCACAGCCGGGGCAGCACGGTCGACCTCACGCTGGTCGAGGAGCCGCCGCCCGAGCGGTCCGGGCCCGTCCCGGGTCGGCCCCCGGCCGCCTGCACCGACCCGTACGGCCGGCTTTCCACCGACGGCAGCGTGGACATGGGGACCGGCTTCGACTGCTTCGACCCGCTGTCGCACACCGACTCGACGGCGGTCGGCGCCACCGCACAGGCGAACCGGCGGTTGTTGCGGGACCTGATGACCGACGGCGGTTTCGTCGGTTACGACCGGGAGTGGTGGCACTTCCGCTACCGCGACGAGCCCTGGCCGGACACCTACTTCGACCTGCCGGTCACGCGCTCGTCGGCGGACTGA
- a CDS encoding Na(+)/H(+) antiporter subunit C, producing the protein MTPNLTYVIVVGVLVAAGVTLLLERSLTRVLMGVILLGNGANMLLLTGGRAGTAPIVGDSPQEEMSDPLPQAMILTAIVITLGMTAFLLALAYRSWHLNGHDEVQDDVEDRRIMDLAERDEGPGDADAGTGDDDDDDDANTETERSRTASVDAGRAG; encoded by the coding sequence GTGACACCCAACCTCACCTACGTCATCGTGGTGGGCGTCCTCGTCGCCGCGGGCGTGACGTTGCTGCTGGAGCGCAGCCTGACCCGGGTGCTGATGGGCGTCATCCTGCTCGGCAACGGCGCCAACATGCTGCTGCTCACCGGCGGGCGCGCCGGCACCGCGCCGATCGTCGGCGACAGCCCGCAGGAGGAGATGAGCGATCCGTTGCCGCAGGCGATGATCCTCACCGCCATCGTCATCACCCTGGGCATGACCGCCTTCCTGCTCGCCCTGGCCTACCGGAGTTGGCACCTCAACGGGCACGACGAGGTGCAGGACGACGTCGAGGACCGCCGGATCATGGATCTCGCGGAACGCGACGAGGGTCCGGGCGATGCCGACGCCGGCACCGGTGACGACGATGACGACGACGACGCGAACACCGAGACGGAGCGGTCCCGGACCGCCTCGGTCGACGCGGGGAGGGCCGGATGA
- a CDS encoding class I SAM-dependent methyltransferase, whose protein sequence is MGLISYDDAEAAAFAATRELAPAGLTHWRHAVREHLRPHPGSTLLDLGAGTGAWATTFAGWYGVRVLAVEPAPAMRDRCPHRPMLAGEATALPLAASSVDGAWLSTMLHHVPDLDAVARQLRRVLRPGAPVLIRSPFPGRHQLVALFEWFPEAIRVLDQFPSLSRVRSAFAAAGFPVSSVEPVAQTVATSLAEYADRIDRRAHTPLHLITESEFRAGMARLRQAVRGSAPAPVVDHLDLLVLR, encoded by the coding sequence GTGGGTCTGATCTCGTACGACGACGCCGAGGCGGCCGCGTTCGCCGCCACCCGCGAGCTGGCACCCGCCGGCCTGACCCACTGGCGACACGCCGTCCGGGAGCACCTGCGACCACACCCCGGGTCGACGCTGCTGGACCTCGGCGCCGGTACGGGAGCCTGGGCCACCACCTTCGCCGGCTGGTACGGCGTACGCGTGCTGGCGGTGGAGCCGGCCCCGGCGATGCGTGACCGGTGCCCGCACCGGCCGATGCTCGCCGGTGAGGCGACCGCGCTCCCGCTGGCCGCATCCAGTGTGGATGGTGCCTGGCTCTCGACGATGCTGCACCACGTACCCGATCTCGACGCCGTGGCCCGGCAGTTGCGCCGGGTGCTGCGTCCGGGCGCTCCGGTGCTGATCCGCTCCCCCTTCCCGGGACGGCACCAGCTCGTCGCCCTCTTCGAGTGGTTCCCGGAGGCGATCCGGGTGCTCGACCAGTTCCCCAGCCTGTCCCGGGTGCGCTCCGCGTTCGCCGCGGCGGGGTTCCCGGTGAGCAGCGTCGAGCCGGTCGCCCAGACCGTGGCCACCTCGCTGGCCGAGTACGCCGACCGGATCGACCGCCGCGCGCACACCCCCCTGCACCTGATCACCGAATCCGAGTTCCGGGCCGGCATGGCCCGGCTACGCCAGGCGGTCCGGGGCAGTGCCCCGGCACCGGTGGTCGACCACCTCGACCTGCTGGTGCTGCGCTGA
- a CDS encoding D-alanyl-D-alanine carboxypeptidase family protein encodes MSVRAFSVAVVVLAIVAIPATAGAAAITDRVAAVSPPPAAPAATPTAAVPCPKAVAPKVTRSPRPTPPPSDPEHRVVGGEPLATSGLVVPPGVPAPPRVTATSWLVADLDTGTVLGGCGPHEYATPASVQKLLLAATMLPRLDPQQVIRVTPEDLEIAPGSSAVGLLPGGRYRVETLWLGLLLQSGNEAANALARLGGGPDGAAGGVRAMNEYARHLGALQTHAVTPSGLDGPGQFTSAYDLALIARACFADPTFRRYALTERTRIPAQRGLGARGFQIQNENQLVHRYPGALGGKTGFTDYARHTYVGAAERDGRRLVVTLLGAEPRPQRGWEQGAALLDWGFRLPREAGVGRLVEPGEWDAARTPVPPPPALPAPAEAPPVSTTTSATVDDRPGAGTVVALAVGAAVIALAVVAARRIRASGRTRD; translated from the coding sequence ATGAGCGTCCGGGCCTTCTCCGTCGCCGTCGTCGTCCTCGCGATCGTGGCGATCCCCGCGACTGCCGGTGCGGCTGCGATCACCGACCGTGTCGCCGCCGTGTCGCCGCCGCCTGCTGCGCCGGCCGCCACGCCGACTGCTGCGGTGCCCTGCCCGAAGGCCGTCGCGCCGAAGGTGACCCGCTCGCCCCGGCCGACCCCGCCACCGTCGGACCCGGAGCACCGGGTGGTCGGCGGGGAGCCGCTGGCGACCTCGGGACTCGTCGTGCCGCCGGGCGTACCGGCCCCGCCGAGGGTGACCGCGACCTCGTGGCTGGTGGCCGATCTGGACACCGGCACCGTGCTGGGTGGCTGTGGCCCGCACGAGTACGCCACCCCGGCCAGCGTGCAGAAGCTGCTACTGGCCGCGACCATGCTGCCCCGGCTCGATCCGCAGCAGGTGATCAGGGTGACCCCGGAGGACCTGGAGATCGCGCCCGGCTCCTCGGCGGTCGGGCTGCTGCCCGGTGGCCGGTACCGGGTGGAGACGCTCTGGTTGGGCCTGCTGTTGCAGTCCGGCAACGAGGCGGCCAACGCGCTGGCCCGCCTCGGCGGTGGCCCGGACGGTGCGGCGGGCGGGGTGCGGGCGATGAACGAGTACGCCCGGCACCTCGGCGCGTTGCAGACCCACGCGGTCACGCCGTCCGGGTTGGACGGTCCGGGGCAGTTCACCAGCGCGTACGACCTGGCGCTGATCGCCCGGGCCTGCTTCGCCGACCCGACGTTCCGCCGGTACGCGCTCACCGAACGCACCCGGATCCCGGCCCAGCGGGGGCTGGGCGCCAGGGGTTTCCAGATCCAGAACGAGAACCAGCTCGTGCACCGCTATCCGGGTGCGCTGGGCGGCAAGACCGGCTTCACCGACTACGCACGGCACACCTACGTCGGCGCCGCCGAGCGCGACGGTCGCCGGTTGGTGGTCACGCTGCTCGGTGCCGAGCCCCGACCGCAGCGCGGCTGGGAGCAGGGTGCCGCCCTACTCGACTGGGGTTTCCGGCTGCCCCGGGAGGCCGGCGTGGGTCGGCTGGTGGAGCCGGGGGAGTGGGACGCCGCACGAACGCCCGTACCGCCTCCGCCGGCCCTGCCCGCGCCGGCCGAGGCGCCGCCGGTGAGCACCACGACCTCGGCCACCGTCGACGACCGCCCGGGCGCGGGCACGGTCGTGGCGCTGGCGGTCGGCGCGGCCGTGATCGCCCTGGCGGTGGTCGCCGCCCGCCGGATCCGCGCCTCCGGTCGCACCCGCGACTGA
- a CDS encoding nuclear transport factor 2 family protein: MAVEFDELVERYLAIWNETDPARRRREIDDLFAAEGRYVDPLVVAEGRDAVDATIAAVQDRFPGMTFRAVGPVDGHHQQVRFTWELGPEGVEAPIAGFDVATVDDDGRLTQVLGFLDRVPVA, from the coding sequence ATGGCTGTCGAGTTCGACGAGCTGGTCGAGCGGTACCTGGCGATCTGGAACGAGACCGACCCGGCGCGGCGACGCCGGGAGATCGACGACCTGTTCGCCGCCGAGGGGCGTTACGTCGACCCGCTGGTGGTCGCGGAGGGGCGCGACGCCGTCGACGCGACGATCGCGGCGGTGCAGGACCGGTTCCCCGGGATGACGTTCCGTGCGGTGGGTCCGGTCGACGGCCACCACCAGCAGGTCCGCTTCACCTGGGAACTCGGCCCTGAGGGTGTCGAGGCGCCGATCGCCGGATTCGACGTGGCGACCGTCGACGACGACGGCCGACTGACCCAGGTGCTGGGGTTCCTGGACCGGGTCCCGGTGGCGTAG